The Flavobacterium sp. K5-23 genome segment TGTCACTTGGAGTCGTGTTTTTTCCTGTTTGGATTAAAAACTTTTCAAACAACTGGATGGTTTTAGTGTTGATTTCTTCATAAGATAAACGGTCCTTCGTTTGATAAAACAACATAAAAGCATAGGGTTTGTCTAGATTATCGATAAGAATATGTTTGTTAAGACGATAGGTTTCTCTTAATATTCTTTTGTAATAATTTCGGTCCACAGCCCTCTTGAAGTTTTTCTTGGAAACGGAGACTCCCATTTTAATTTTTTCCTTATCACTTAATTTCCCGGAATAATAAACCAATCGCAATGGATATTTTGACACTGATTTTCCTTCAGAAAACAGTAATCCTATAGTGATTTTGCTTTTTAATTTTTCGTTTTTTGGATAAGTGAAGTTCATTTGTATAAAAAAAGGACAAAGATTTAAGTCTACAAAGGTACAATTAAACCCCAAACCTATTAAAGTTTAGCTTTTAAATACCACTAAAAAAATATTTCTTACTTTTGCGGCTAATTTTTTAAGCATGAAGAAACTTTTTTCGTATCCCATATCGGTAATTTATTATTTGTGTTTTGGATTAATGCTGGTTATTTTTCACCCTATACAATGGGTTTGTTTCAATTGGTTTGGATATCAGGCACACAAAAAAAGCGTTGATTATTTGAATTTTTTCTTAGTAAAATGCACAAACATATTAGGGACAACCTATAAATTTGAAAACATAGAAAGTATCCCTAAAAATGCTCCTTTGATTTTTGTGGCTAACCATCAAAGCTTGTATGATATTGTTGCTATGATCTGGTTTTTACGCAGGTTTCATTGTAAGTTTGTCAGTAAGAAGGAATTAGGTAAAGGGATTCCAAGTGTATCTTATAATTTAAGACACGGAGGATCAGTGTTAATTGACAGGAAAGACCCTAAACAAGCTATCCCTACAATAAAAGGGCTGTCTGAATATATAGAAAAACACAATCGTTCAGCGGTGATTTTTCCGGAAGGAACAAGAAGTAAAACAGGAAAACCAAAAGAGTTTGCTCAAAGTGGTTTGAAAATATTGTGTAAGTATGCACCCTCTGCCTATGTGGTTCCCGTGAGTATTAATAATTCATGGAAAATCGTTAAATACGGATTTTTTCCGCTTGGTTTAGGAAATCGTCTTACCTTTGTAATACATAAGCCTTTAGCAGTGAAAGATCATAATTTTGCTGAACTAATGGAAAAAACAGAATTTGCAGTAGTAAATGGAATAAAAATTTAAATTATATAAAATGTCTATTAAAAACATTCGATTAGAAGTAATGCAGTTTTTAGAGAAAAACGTTGACAGTTTTGTTGATCAGTATTTAATACCGGTTGAGAAAATTTGGCAACCTTCTGATTTCTTGCCTAATTCTGAAAGTGACACTTTCTTTGATGAAGTAAAGGAGTTAAGAGAAATCGCAAAAGATTTACCTTATGATTTCTGGGTTACTTTAGTAGGGGATACCATTACTGAAGAAGCTTTGCCAACATACGAATCATGGTTGATGGATGTAGAAGGGATCAATCAAATTGAAGGCGGCGGAAATGGTTGGTCTAAATGGATCAGACAATGGACTGGGGAAGAAAACCGTCATGGAGACTTGTTGAATAAGTATTTGTATTTGTCAGGGCGTGTTAATATGCGCGAGATTGAAATGACAACACAACATCTTATCAATGATGGTTTTGATATTGGTACGGGAAGCGATCCATACAAGAACTTTGTTTACACTAGTTTTCAAGAATTAGCAACTTATGTTTCTCACAACAGAGTGGCACAAATGGCTAAAAAGTATGGAGACAATAAACTTTCAAAGATGTGTAAAATGATTGCTGGAGACGAGATGCGTCACCATCATGCATACAGTGAGTTTGTAACCCGTATTTTCCAAGTGGACCCTAGTGAAATGATGCTTGCTTTTCAATATATGATGAAGCAAAAAATCGTAATGCCAGCGCATTTCTTGAGAGAATCTGGACAAAAGATTAGCACTGCGTTTGAGCAGTTTTCTGACTCAGCACAACGTATTGGTGTTTATACAGCTGCTGATTACGTTGATATTATGCAAAAATTAATTGACAAATGGGAAATCGACAAGATTACTGGTTTGACTGACGAAGCCGAAAAAGCGCGTGACTATCTAATGAAATTACCTGCAAGAATGGCTAGAATTTCTGAGAGAATTGTTATTCCTCAAGAATCTCATATTTTCAAATGGGTGGAACCAGCCAGAATGTAATTTTTAGTTTCATAAATTTAAAGTGTTGATTTTTGAAGTTTCCAACTTTGAAAATCAACATTTTTTTTAAAAGTATAAATAATGATCAATACGGATATAGTAAGTAAAACAATCAGTTTTGTAAAAGAAAAGCTTAATGATGCCGAAGGCGGACACGACTGGTTTCACATCGAAAGGGTTTATAAAAATGCTTTGTTGATTGCTAATGATGAAAATTGTGATGTAACGGTTGTCAAATTAGGCGCTCTACTTCATGATATAGCCGACAGTAAATTTCACAATGGGGACGAATCAGTTGGACCAAAAGTAGCTCGCGAATTCTTGGAATCTTTGAACGTGTCTGAAGAGGTAATCGTTCACGTGGTTAACATCATTGATAATATCTCTTATAAAGGAGGCAATTTTGAAAAGAAATTCACTTCTATTGAGTTGGATATAGTTCAAGACGCGGATCGTTTAGATGCTATAGGAGCTGTTGGGATTGCCCGAGCGTTCAATTATGGCGGATTTAAAAACAGAGCGCTTTACGACCCTAAAATCGCTCCAAACACATCAATGACAAAAGAAGAGTACAAAAGCAGCAATGCGCCTACCTTAAATCATTTTTACGAGAAGTTATTGCTATTAAAAGACAAAATGAATACCCCAACCGGAAAACAAATAGCACAAGAAAGACACCGATATATGGAAGGGTTTTTATCTCAGTTTTATGCGGAATGGGATGGGGAAAAATAAGTGTTCAGTGTTCAGTGTTCAGTTTTTTGTACTTCCCTGATATAGGTTGACCACAAAAGTCAAGTTATATGAATGCAAATTTAAAAGAAATTAGGAAACTCCGAGTTTATTCGGAAGAGTTTAAAAAAGGAATCGTAAGTTTTTACGAAAGCGGGAAGTATAGTGTTCTGCAATTAGAACGACTTTACGGAGTAAATAACGTTACAATCTACAATTGGATTTATAAATTTTCTACTTTTAATGAAAAAGGAATTAGAGTTGTAGAAATGAAAGATAGTAACATTGATAAGCTAAAACAGTTAGAACTCAAGATAAAAGAACTTGAACAAGCGGTTGGTCAGAAGCAAATAAAAATTGATTATCTCGAAAAGATGATTGATATAGCTAAAGATGAATTTAATATCGACATAAAAAAAAACTCCAACACCCCACAATCAGCTGGTTCGTTGAGAACCAGAAAGTAATAAGTTTTTCTTTAAATCAGCTTTACGAAACACTTGAAATAAGCAAGCAAGCAGTTAATCAGTATTCAAAAAGACAGGTTGCTTTTGAAAGAAAGATAGAATGTCTGATTTTAGAAGCAGAGGAACTAAGGAAAGAACACCCTGGTTGTGGG includes the following:
- a CDS encoding acyl-ACP desaturase translates to MSIKNIRLEVMQFLEKNVDSFVDQYLIPVEKIWQPSDFLPNSESDTFFDEVKELREIAKDLPYDFWVTLVGDTITEEALPTYESWLMDVEGINQIEGGGNGWSKWIRQWTGEENRHGDLLNKYLYLSGRVNMREIEMTTQHLINDGFDIGTGSDPYKNFVYTSFQELATYVSHNRVAQMAKKYGDNKLSKMCKMIAGDEMRHHHAYSEFVTRIFQVDPSEMMLAFQYMMKQKIVMPAHFLRESGQKISTAFEQFSDSAQRIGVYTAADYVDIMQKLIDKWEIDKITGLTDEAEKARDYLMKLPARMARISERIVIPQESHIFKWVEPARM
- a CDS encoding HD domain-containing protein — protein: MINTDIVSKTISFVKEKLNDAEGGHDWFHIERVYKNALLIANDENCDVTVVKLGALLHDIADSKFHNGDESVGPKVAREFLESLNVSEEVIVHVVNIIDNISYKGGNFEKKFTSIELDIVQDADRLDAIGAVGIARAFNYGGFKNRALYDPKIAPNTSMTKEEYKSSNAPTLNHFYEKLLLLKDKMNTPTGKQIAQERHRYMEGFLSQFYAEWDGEK
- a CDS encoding transposase, whose protein sequence is MNANLKEIRKLRVYSEEFKKGIVSFYESGKYSVLQLERLYGVNNVTIYNWIYKFSTFNEKGIRVVEMKDSNIDKLKQLELKIKELEQAVGQKQIKIDYLEKMIDIAKDEFNIDIKKNSNTPQSAGSLRTRK
- a CDS encoding ribonuclease P protein component, with the translated sequence MNFTYPKNEKLKSKITIGLLFSEGKSVSKYPLRLVYYSGKLSDKEKIKMGVSVSKKNFKRAVDRNYYKRILRETYRLNKHILIDNLDKPYAFMLFYQTKDRLSYEEINTKTIQLFEKFLIQTGKNTTPSDKNELKPE
- a CDS encoding 1-acyl-sn-glycerol-3-phosphate acyltransferase, giving the protein MKKLFSYPISVIYYLCFGLMLVIFHPIQWVCFNWFGYQAHKKSVDYLNFFLVKCTNILGTTYKFENIESIPKNAPLIFVANHQSLYDIVAMIWFLRRFHCKFVSKKELGKGIPSVSYNLRHGGSVLIDRKDPKQAIPTIKGLSEYIEKHNRSAVIFPEGTRSKTGKPKEFAQSGLKILCKYAPSAYVVPVSINNSWKIVKYGFFPLGLGNRLTFVIHKPLAVKDHNFAELMEKTEFAVVNGIKI